ACTTACCGAAAGATGATGAACCTTATATAGGAATCAAATCTGAAGATATTATAAAACCTTTTCCCGAAATACATTTAGATTTGGAAGATGCATATCCCATAGAATTCAGAGATTTAATGCCCAAAAAAACAGTCCTCTTAAAGCTAAAAATATTTAAGAATGGACGAGTAGATTCAATTGAGGTAATTTCAAATGAAATAGAAGAACCTTATATTAGAGAAGCTTTAAGAGTTATATCGAGAACAACTTTCAGTCCCGCAACTTTGAAAGGAAAACCGATCAATGCAGAACTTATTCAATCCATTAGTTTTGAATAATACCGATTGCCAAAAATGTAAACCTTTGATCCTTTCATTGAAATTATCTCATTTGCCAAATTCACTAAGATAGTCAATTTTTACCTTTGTATTTTTAATTCCACAAAGGCAAATTGTCATTTATGATCTATTGAAATTAATTGATATCATCAATTTTGATATCGTTAGGAGAAGGATTTCCAACACCATTTTCAATATAGTTTTTTAAACTAAGAAGAAAGGTAGCCCATTTCATACTGCAATGCGCAGTGAACTCTGATACATTTCTCCAATCTTTGTGTTCAAAGTATAAAAGTACCATATTCTCACCATTTGCATTTGTGATTAAATTCAATCTAAAATCAATGTGTGACCCAACCCAATCCACAGGACCAGAAGTACATTCCCATAATACTTGATTCGAAGTTACATTCTGTACATTCATAATAATCGCATTTCCATGCCCAAAACCAAATGATATCGATCCACCAATGGTTGAAATTCCAGAATTAAAATCTCCGCTCACCTCTTTTGTCCACCAATTGGTAAGCCCTTTTTGTGTTTTTAGAGCACTAATGACTTCTTCCTCTTTTGCTCTAATTCCAATTTTGTGATAAATCTCCATACAACACTCCTTATTTTAAATCCTTAAACTTTTGCTATATTAAACCCAACTTGGGACTAACTAAACCATTGATTCAACCCCTCCAAAATATTAGTCCATCCAAAGTTATGATTTTTAATCTGAATATCACTTGTTAACATTTCATGAACTAATGTAACTAGTGTAGTTTTATTTTTATTAGAAAACTTTGTATTTTCTTCAGTTGTATTG
The sequence above is a segment of the Leptospira sp. WS39.C2 genome. Coding sequences within it:
- a CDS encoding SRPBCC domain-containing protein, which gives rise to MEIYHKIGIRAKEEEVISALKTQKGLTNWWTKEVSGDFNSGISTIGGSISFGFGHGNAIIMNVQNVTSNQVLWECTSGPVDWVGSHIDFRLNLITNANGENMVLLYFEHKDWRNVSEFTAHCSMKWATFLLSLKNYIENGVGNPSPNDIKIDDIN